Proteins encoded together in one Salvelinus fontinalis isolate EN_2023a chromosome 6, ASM2944872v1, whole genome shotgun sequence window:
- the LOC129857563 gene encoding DDB1- and CUL4-associated factor 13-like, with product MKVKVLSRNPDDYVRETKLDIQRVPRNYDPSLHPFEVPREYTRALNATKLERVFAKPFLTSLDGHRDGVNCMAKHPKSLSTMLSGSCDGELKVWNLTKRECVRTLQAHEGFVRGVVVRFCGTSFFTVGEDKTIKQWKMETPGYGEEEEPLNTILGKSVFTSIDHHQKEGVFVTCGQQVDIWDEQRSNPIRSFSWGVDSFNCVRFNPVETELLASCASDRSIVLYDMREATPLKKVIMNMRSNTLCWNPMEAYNFTCSNEDYNLYTFDMRYLDKPVTVHMDHVSAVLDVDYSPTGKEFVSASFDKTIRIFPKDSGHSRDVYHTKRMQHVISIKWSSDNKYILSASDEMNIRLWKANAAEKLGLLAPREKAAVNYSQKLKEKFQHHPQIRRISRHRHLPKSIYSQSKELRVMKEARRRKERNVRKHSKPGSMPVVTEKEKHVVTVVK from the exons ATGAAAGTTAAAGTCCTCTCCAGGAATCCGGACGACTATGTCCGTGAGACGAAGTTGGATATCCAGCGGG taccacgGAATTACGACCCGTCCCTCCATCCGTTCGAGGTGCCAAGAGAATACACCCGTGCCCTGAATGCCACCAAGTTAGAGCGCGTGTTCGCCAAGCCGTTCCTGACTTCTCTGGACGGCCACAGGGATGGGGTgaactgcatggccaagcacccCAAGAGCCTCTCCACAATGCTGTCCGGCTCCTGCGATGGAGAG CTGAAGGTGTGGAATCTAACCAAACGTGAGTGTGTTCGTACACTCCAGGCCCATGAAGGCTTTGTCAGGGGGGTGGTCGTCCGCTTCTGTGGCACCTCCTTCTTTACG GTTGGTGAGGACAAGACTATCAAACAGTGGAAGATGGAGACTCCCGGCTACGGAGAGGAAGAGGAACCTCTCAATACTATTCTTGGGaag TCTGTGTTCACCAGCATCGACCACCACCAGAAGGAGGGTGTGTTTGTGACGTGTGGCCAGCAGGTGGACATCTGGGATGAGCAGCGCAGCAACCCCATCCGCTCCTTCTCCTGGGGCGTGGACAGTTTCAACTGCGTCCGCTTCAACCCTGTAGAG ACTGAACTTCTAGCAAGTTGTGCCTCTGACAGAAGTATTGTGCTGTATGACATGAGGGAAGCTACACCTCTTAAAAAG GTAATTATGAATATGAGGAGCAACACTTTGTGCTGGAATCCCATGGAAGCTTATAACTTCACCTGCTCTAATGAAGATTACAA TCTGTATACATTTGATATGAGGTACCTGGACAAGCCTGTCACCGTCCACATGGACCATGTCTCAGCCGTGCTGGATGTAGACTACTCTCCAACTGGTAAGGAGTTTGTCTCGGCCAGCTTCGACAAGACCATCCGCATCTTCCCCAAAGACAGTGGGCACAGCAG GGACGTGTACCACACCAAGCGCATGCAGCACGTCATCTCCATAAAGTGGTCGTCAGACAACAAGTACATCCTGAGTGCTTCAGATGAGATGAACATCAGACTGTGGAAGGCCAACGCTGCTGAGAAGTTGGGATTG CTGGCTCCTAGGGAGAAGGCAGCTGTGAACTACAGCCAGAAGCTGAAGGAGAAGTTCCAGCACCACCCTCAGATCCGCCGCATCTCGCGCCACCGCCACCTGCCCAAGTCCATCTACAGCCAGAGCAAGGAGCTGCGTGTCATGAAGGAGGCTCGCCGCAGGAA GGAGAGGAACGTACGCAAGCACAGCAAGCCTGGCTCCATGCCCGTGGTGACGGAGAAAGAGAAACATGTGGTCACCGTGGTGAAATAG
- the LOC129857562 gene encoding zinc finger protein 384-like isoform X2, which yields MEDSHFNSQYFWSPVPVQGQIENAMFLKQLKDQEKNTSFPSSHYQTTLLTVPKQEGGGQGQGGHLHPPHTQSITVVPVPSTGIMTAAGLVITTPQGTQLVSPASPQSFVSGHPTTTMIVSTLHASEKKQEGGTPQVAVMPTPSKRGRKKKSTLGRAGPAGGHTLSAGNEALILAHLASGGQHYTTDPYDLANEDENHSGKDCNKTYRCRMCAVTFFSKSDMQIHSKSHTEAKPHKCPHCSKSFANSSYLAQHIRIHSGAKPYTCSYCQKSFRQLSHLQQHTRNHTESKPHKCPHCTKSFANSSYLAQHIRIHTGVKPYTCSFCQKSFRQLSHLQQHNRIHTGDRPYKCVHPGCEKSFTQLSNLQSHRRQHNKDKPFKCTNCNRGYTDAASLEVHLSTHTVKHAKLYSCGLCNRTYTSETYLLKHMQKHNSDPLTAAAVAAAQHSQQNQQNQSHTQNQGGSHGRGEVTDSGADRAGGQGGGHGQGQSQGQNQGSYSQAETASCPFDLHQYKTVAAGDIQFKTVSVADLVTHKDLCLTVATSTIQVEHLNS from the exons ATGGAGGATTCCCATTTTAACTCTCAGTACTTCTGGTCCCCTGTGCCTGTACAAGGACAG ATTGAGAACGCCATGTTCCTGAAACAACTGAAGGACCAGGAGAAGAACACTTCGTTCCCCTCCTCTCATTACCAGACGACCTTGCTCACTGTCCCCAAGcaggagggaggggggcagggccAAGGGGGTCACCTACACCCCCCTCACACCCAGAGCATCACTGTGGTGCCTGTACCTTCCACTGGTATCATgacagcag CGGGTCTGGTCATCACAACCCCTCAAGGCACGCAGCTGGTATCTCCTGCCTCCCCTCAGTCCTTCGTCTCTGGACATCCCACCACCACCATGATCGTCTCTACACTGCACgcttcag AAAAGAAACAGGAAGGTGGAACCCCCCAGGTGGCCGTCATGCCGACACCCTCGAAGCGAGGCAGGAAGAAGAAGTCGACACTAGGGAGGGCGGGGCCTGCCGGTGGCCACACCCTCTCCGCCGGAAATGAGGCGTTGATTCTGGCTCACTTGGCGTCCGGAGGGCAG CATTATACAACTGACCCGTACGACCTCGCCAACGAAGATGAGAACCACAGCGGGAAAGACTGCAACAAGACCTACAG GTGCCGGATGTGTGCTGTGACCTTCTTCAGTAAGTCAGACATGCAGATCCACTCCAAGTCTCACACAGAGGCCAAGCCCCACAAGTGTCCCCACTGCTCCAAGTCATTCGCCAACTCCAGCTACCTGGCCCAGCACATCCGTATCCACAGCGGGGCCAAGCCCTACACCTGCTCCTACTGCCAGAAGTCCTTTAGACAGCTCAGTCACTTACAGCAGCACACACG AAACCACACAGAGTCCAAGCCCCACAAGTGTCCCCACTGCACTAAGTCCTTTGCCAACTCCAGCTATCTGGCCCAGCACATCCGCATCCACACAGGGGTGAAACCGTACACCTGCTCTTTCTGTCAGAAGTCCTTCAGACAGCTCAGTCATCTACAGCAGCACAACAG GATCCACACAGGAGACAGGCCTTATAAGTGTGTTCATCCGGGCTGTGAGAAATCCTTCACACAACTCTCCAACCTACAG TCCCACAGACGGCAGCACAACAAGGACAAACCCTTCAAGTGCACCAACTGTAACCGTGGTTACACGGACGCGGCCAGTCTGGAAGTCCACCTGTCCACTCACACGGTCAAACACGCCAAGCTCTACTCCTGTGGCCTCTGCAACCGCACATACACCTCT GAGACGTACCTGTTGAAACACATGCAGAAACACAACTCAGACCCGCTCACTGCAGCGGCGGTGGCTGCTGCACAGCACTCTCAGCAGAACCAACAGAACCAAAGCCATACCCAGAACCAGGGAGGTTCTCATGGCCGAGGAGAGGTCACCGATAGTGGGGCAGACCGAGCCGGAGGACAAGGTGGAGGTCATGGACAAGGACAGAGCCAGGGGCAAAACCAGGGTAGCTACTCTCAGGCAGAGACGGCGTCCTGCCCCTTTGACCTGCACCAGTATAAGACAGTCGCTGCAGGGGACATCCAGTTCAAAACAGTCAGTGTGGCGGACCTAGTGACCCACAAGGACCTCTGTCTCACTGTGGCTACCTCCACCATTCAGGTGGAGCACCTAAACTCatag
- the LOC129857562 gene encoding zinc finger protein 384-like isoform X1, which produces MEDSHFNSQYFWSPVPVQGQIENAMFLKQLKDQEKNTSFPSSHYQTTLLTVPKQEGGGQGQGGHLHPPHTQSITVVPVPSTGIMTAAGLVITTPQGTQLVSPASPQSFVSGHPTTTMIVSTLHASEKKQEGGTPQVAVMPTPSKRGRKKKSTLGRAGPAGGHTLSAGNEALILAHLASGGQVVMSSQHYTTDPYDLANEDENHSGKDCNKTYRCRMCAVTFFSKSDMQIHSKSHTEAKPHKCPHCSKSFANSSYLAQHIRIHSGAKPYTCSYCQKSFRQLSHLQQHTRNHTESKPHKCPHCTKSFANSSYLAQHIRIHTGVKPYTCSFCQKSFRQLSHLQQHNRIHTGDRPYKCVHPGCEKSFTQLSNLQSHRRQHNKDKPFKCTNCNRGYTDAASLEVHLSTHTVKHAKLYSCGLCNRTYTSETYLLKHMQKHNSDPLTAAAVAAAQHSQQNQQNQSHTQNQGGSHGRGEVTDSGADRAGGQGGGHGQGQSQGQNQGSYSQAETASCPFDLHQYKTVAAGDIQFKTVSVADLVTHKDLCLTVATSTIQVEHLNS; this is translated from the exons ATGGAGGATTCCCATTTTAACTCTCAGTACTTCTGGTCCCCTGTGCCTGTACAAGGACAG ATTGAGAACGCCATGTTCCTGAAACAACTGAAGGACCAGGAGAAGAACACTTCGTTCCCCTCCTCTCATTACCAGACGACCTTGCTCACTGTCCCCAAGcaggagggaggggggcagggccAAGGGGGTCACCTACACCCCCCTCACACCCAGAGCATCACTGTGGTGCCTGTACCTTCCACTGGTATCATgacagcag CGGGTCTGGTCATCACAACCCCTCAAGGCACGCAGCTGGTATCTCCTGCCTCCCCTCAGTCCTTCGTCTCTGGACATCCCACCACCACCATGATCGTCTCTACACTGCACgcttcag AAAAGAAACAGGAAGGTGGAACCCCCCAGGTGGCCGTCATGCCGACACCCTCGAAGCGAGGCAGGAAGAAGAAGTCGACACTAGGGAGGGCGGGGCCTGCCGGTGGCCACACCCTCTCCGCCGGAAATGAGGCGTTGATTCTGGCTCACTTGGCGTCCGGAGGGCAG GTGGTTATGTCTTCGCAGCATTATACAACTGACCCGTACGACCTCGCCAACGAAGATGAGAACCACAGCGGGAAAGACTGCAACAAGACCTACAG GTGCCGGATGTGTGCTGTGACCTTCTTCAGTAAGTCAGACATGCAGATCCACTCCAAGTCTCACACAGAGGCCAAGCCCCACAAGTGTCCCCACTGCTCCAAGTCATTCGCCAACTCCAGCTACCTGGCCCAGCACATCCGTATCCACAGCGGGGCCAAGCCCTACACCTGCTCCTACTGCCAGAAGTCCTTTAGACAGCTCAGTCACTTACAGCAGCACACACG AAACCACACAGAGTCCAAGCCCCACAAGTGTCCCCACTGCACTAAGTCCTTTGCCAACTCCAGCTATCTGGCCCAGCACATCCGCATCCACACAGGGGTGAAACCGTACACCTGCTCTTTCTGTCAGAAGTCCTTCAGACAGCTCAGTCATCTACAGCAGCACAACAG GATCCACACAGGAGACAGGCCTTATAAGTGTGTTCATCCGGGCTGTGAGAAATCCTTCACACAACTCTCCAACCTACAG TCCCACAGACGGCAGCACAACAAGGACAAACCCTTCAAGTGCACCAACTGTAACCGTGGTTACACGGACGCGGCCAGTCTGGAAGTCCACCTGTCCACTCACACGGTCAAACACGCCAAGCTCTACTCCTGTGGCCTCTGCAACCGCACATACACCTCT GAGACGTACCTGTTGAAACACATGCAGAAACACAACTCAGACCCGCTCACTGCAGCGGCGGTGGCTGCTGCACAGCACTCTCAGCAGAACCAACAGAACCAAAGCCATACCCAGAACCAGGGAGGTTCTCATGGCCGAGGAGAGGTCACCGATAGTGGGGCAGACCGAGCCGGAGGACAAGGTGGAGGTCATGGACAAGGACAGAGCCAGGGGCAAAACCAGGGTAGCTACTCTCAGGCAGAGACGGCGTCCTGCCCCTTTGACCTGCACCAGTATAAGACAGTCGCTGCAGGGGACATCCAGTTCAAAACAGTCAGTGTGGCGGACCTAGTGACCCACAAGGACCTCTGTCTCACTGTGGCTACCTCCACCATTCAGGTGGAGCACCTAAACTCatag
- the LOC129857562 gene encoding zinc finger protein 384-like isoform X3: MEDSHFNSQYFWSPVPVQGQIENAMFLKQLKDQEKNTSFPSSHYQTTLLTVPKQEGGGQGQGGHLHPPHTQSITVVPVPSTGIMTAAGLVITTPQGTQLVSPASPQSFVSGHPTTTMIVSTLHASEKKQEGGTPQVAVMPTPSKRGRKKKSTLGRAGPAGGHTLSAGNEALILAHLASGGQVVMSSQHYTTDPYDLANEDENHSGKDCNKTYRNHTESKPHKCPHCTKSFANSSYLAQHIRIHTGVKPYTCSFCQKSFRQLSHLQQHNRIHTGDRPYKCVHPGCEKSFTQLSNLQSHRRQHNKDKPFKCTNCNRGYTDAASLEVHLSTHTVKHAKLYSCGLCNRTYTSETYLLKHMQKHNSDPLTAAAVAAAQHSQQNQQNQSHTQNQGGSHGRGEVTDSGADRAGGQGGGHGQGQSQGQNQGSYSQAETASCPFDLHQYKTVAAGDIQFKTVSVADLVTHKDLCLTVATSTIQVEHLNS, encoded by the exons ATGGAGGATTCCCATTTTAACTCTCAGTACTTCTGGTCCCCTGTGCCTGTACAAGGACAG ATTGAGAACGCCATGTTCCTGAAACAACTGAAGGACCAGGAGAAGAACACTTCGTTCCCCTCCTCTCATTACCAGACGACCTTGCTCACTGTCCCCAAGcaggagggaggggggcagggccAAGGGGGTCACCTACACCCCCCTCACACCCAGAGCATCACTGTGGTGCCTGTACCTTCCACTGGTATCATgacagcag CGGGTCTGGTCATCACAACCCCTCAAGGCACGCAGCTGGTATCTCCTGCCTCCCCTCAGTCCTTCGTCTCTGGACATCCCACCACCACCATGATCGTCTCTACACTGCACgcttcag AAAAGAAACAGGAAGGTGGAACCCCCCAGGTGGCCGTCATGCCGACACCCTCGAAGCGAGGCAGGAAGAAGAAGTCGACACTAGGGAGGGCGGGGCCTGCCGGTGGCCACACCCTCTCCGCCGGAAATGAGGCGTTGATTCTGGCTCACTTGGCGTCCGGAGGGCAG GTGGTTATGTCTTCGCAGCATTATACAACTGACCCGTACGACCTCGCCAACGAAGATGAGAACCACAGCGGGAAAGACTGCAACAAGACCTACAG AAACCACACAGAGTCCAAGCCCCACAAGTGTCCCCACTGCACTAAGTCCTTTGCCAACTCCAGCTATCTGGCCCAGCACATCCGCATCCACACAGGGGTGAAACCGTACACCTGCTCTTTCTGTCAGAAGTCCTTCAGACAGCTCAGTCATCTACAGCAGCACAACAG GATCCACACAGGAGACAGGCCTTATAAGTGTGTTCATCCGGGCTGTGAGAAATCCTTCACACAACTCTCCAACCTACAG TCCCACAGACGGCAGCACAACAAGGACAAACCCTTCAAGTGCACCAACTGTAACCGTGGTTACACGGACGCGGCCAGTCTGGAAGTCCACCTGTCCACTCACACGGTCAAACACGCCAAGCTCTACTCCTGTGGCCTCTGCAACCGCACATACACCTCT GAGACGTACCTGTTGAAACACATGCAGAAACACAACTCAGACCCGCTCACTGCAGCGGCGGTGGCTGCTGCACAGCACTCTCAGCAGAACCAACAGAACCAAAGCCATACCCAGAACCAGGGAGGTTCTCATGGCCGAGGAGAGGTCACCGATAGTGGGGCAGACCGAGCCGGAGGACAAGGTGGAGGTCATGGACAAGGACAGAGCCAGGGGCAAAACCAGGGTAGCTACTCTCAGGCAGAGACGGCGTCCTGCCCCTTTGACCTGCACCAGTATAAGACAGTCGCTGCAGGGGACATCCAGTTCAAAACAGTCAGTGTGGCGGACCTAGTGACCCACAAGGACCTCTGTCTCACTGTGGCTACCTCCACCATTCAGGTGGAGCACCTAAACTCatag
- the LOC129857561 gene encoding guanine nucleotide-binding protein-like 1, translated as MPRKKPFSTKQKKKQMQVKRERKRGEPGSGPSSRNASVERGMDRERQSDTSDSETTDVRRINQQPGIREGRYDPNRFRLHFEKESREEVERRKKLAREKVLDQMLDKDLEVDINDIYPTEKGLEFPRRPPWNYGMNREELLKKEEKSYREYLNDLHSRNPPGSLSHFEHNLETWRQLWRVLEMSDVILLIVDIRHPVLQFPPALYHYITGELQKQVVVVLNKADLCPPPLVLAWTHYLQTQFPHLHCVCFTSHPGQPYSTVLQKKRMRKKGTCGWGHAGGPTHILKACQEITAGKVDLSSWEKKIQRDAVAMGSEGEQSEEGADSVLVEHQSDVAMEMSSPSQELYKDGVLTLGCIGFPNVGKSSVLNSLVGRKVVSVSRTPGHTKYFQTYYLTPTVKLCDCPGLVFPSLVNKQLQILAGIYPVSQLQEPYSSVGYLCERTPFLSVLKLRHPSVEGPQHAPKGGEKEREQGPEHSWTAWDVCEAWAERRGYKTAKAARNDVYRAANSLLRLAVDGRLCLCLRPPAYNDQREQWESHPDLAEIIALQGRKEEGAGERDEEEEGESSSEPEEERDRDADDDDEDGDDEDEGFGHPAVKERKGPTSLTVNMFDVLRENECE; from the exons ATGCCTCGGAAAAAGCCGTTCAGCACCAAACAAAAGAAGAAACAGATGCAAGTGAAAcgggaaagaaagagag GTGAGCCAGGCTCAGGGCCCAGCAGCCGTAATGCCAGTGTGGAGCGGGGGATGGACAGGGAGAGGCAGTCGGACACCTCAGATAGCGAAACCACAGATGTCAGGAGGATAAACCAGCAGCCCGGCATCAGGGAGGGCAGATACGATCCCAATAG GTTCCGTCTGCACTTTgagaaggagagcagagaggaggtggagaggaggaagaagctTGCCAGAGAGAAGGTTCTGGACCAGATGTTAGACAAAGACCTGGAGGTTGACATCAACGACATCTACCCCACTGAGAAAG GTCTTGAGTTTCCGCGGCGACCTCCGTGGAATTATGGGATGAATCGTGAGGAGCTGCTGAAGAAAGAAGAGAAGTCATACCGGGAATATCTGAACGACTTGCACTCCAGAAACCCACCTGGATCCCTCAGCCACTTTGAGCACAACCTGGAG ACGTGGAGACAGTTGTGGAGAGTGTTGGAGATGTCCGATGTGATTCTGCTCATCGTGGACATCAGGCACCCG GTGCTGCAGTTTCCCCCAGCGCtgtaccactacatcactggggaGCTGCAGAAgcaggtggtggtggtgctgaACAAAGCTGACCTGTGTCCCCCTCCGCTGGTGCTGGCCTGGACACACTACCTCCAGACACAGTTCCCCCACCTCCACTGTGTCTGCTTCACATCACACCCCGGCCAGCCATACAGCACAG TGCTTcagaagaagaggatgagaaaAAAGGGTACATGTGGGTGGGGACATGCTGGAGGCCCCACCCACATCCTGAAGGCGTGTCAGGAAATCACAGCAGGAAAAG TGGACTTGTCCAGCTGGGAGAAGAAGATCCAGAGAGATGCGGTTGCTATGGGATCAGAGGGAGAGCAGTCAGAGGAGGGGGCGGACTCTGTTCTAGTGGAGCACCAGAGTGATGTTGCCATGGAGATGAGCAGCCCCTCCCAGGAGCTGTATAAAGATGGCGTACTCACGCTGGGCTGTATAG gcTTCCCTAACGTGGGGAAGTCATCAGTATTGAACAGTCTGGTAGGTAGGAAGGTGGTGAGTGTGTCTCGAACCCCCGGCCACACCAAATACTTCCAGACCTACTACCTCACACCCACTGTCAAACTGTGTGACTGCCCTGGACTGGTCTTCCCTTCACTAGTCAACAAACAACTACAG ATCCTAGCAGGTATCTACCCAGTATCTCAGCTGCAGGAACCCTACAGTTCTGTGGGTTATCTGTGTGAGCGGACCCCCTTCCTGTCGGTGCTCAAGCTCCGGCACCCCAGCGTGGAGGGCCCACAGCATGCACCCaaggggggggagaaggagagggagcagGGGCCCGAGCACAGCTGGACAGCCTGGGACGTGTGTGAGG CCTGGGCGGAGAGGAGGGGTTATAAGACAGCGAAGGCAGCTCGTAACGACGTGTATCGGGCAGCTAACAGTCTACTGCGGCTGGCCGTCGACGGGAGGCTGTGTCTGTGCCTCAGACCACCTGCATATAATGATCAGAGAG AGCAGTGGGAGTCCCACCCAGACCTGGCAGAGATCATCGCTCTACAGGGACGTAAGGAAGagggggcaggagagagggatgaggaggaagagggggagtccAGCTCTGAgccggaggaggagagggatagggatgcggatgatgatgatgaggatggtgatgatgaagatgaagggTTTGGACACCCAGCAGTGAAAGAGAGGAAGGGGCCAACCAGCCTCACAGTCAATATGTTCGATGTCCTCCGGGAAAACGAGTGCGAGTGA